Within the Halorhabdus rudnickae genome, the region CGGTCCCAGGTTCGTCTGGCTCATGGTTCGGTTCCCTCGGGGATCGCGTAAACGTCACCCAGATAGTCCAGCGTGCGGTTGGTCGTGAACGTCAAGACGAAGTAGATCACGCTGATGATGACAATGACCTCGAACATCGCGCTGTCTCGCCCCGGCTGGAGATAGAGGTTCTCCGCGCGGGTGAGCAGTTCCACCAATCCGATCGCAAAGGCGACGCTGGTGTCCTTGAGAACGATCGTGAACTCGTTTTGGAAGCCGGGGATCGAACGCCTGATCGCCTGTGGCAAGATGACGTGTCTGATGGCCTGCATGCGGGTCAGCCCGACCGACCGTGCTGCTTCCATCTGGCCGTCGTCGATCGACTGAATCGACCCGCGGAACACCTGGCTCTGATAGGCCCCACTCCGAAGTCCGAGCGCCAGCGTCGCCGCGACGAAGGCGTCCAATCGTACGTCAAGCAGCGGGACCGTTCCGAGGCTCGGAATCGGGAGCCCGTAGAAAAAGAGGAATATCAACACGACGATGGGCGTCCCGCGGAGGACGACGCCGATGGTGCTGACGGCCCCTCTGAGTCGACCCGATCCGTATGCTTCGATGGCGCCGGCGGGGAACCCGGCGAGTAATCCGACCAGGAGACTGCTCGCCGTCAGCAGGACCGTCACAACCGTTCCGAGGAGCAGCCACTCCCAGTTGGCGGCGATGAACGCCAAGTCGCCCGTCTGGAGCACGGTCGAGACCATCGAGAATCCTTACTCGAACCACTCGGAGACGAGGTCATCGTACGTGCCGTCCTCGCGAATCTCGGCCAGAGCGTCGTTGATGTCGGCGAGTCGGTCGTCGTCCTGGCGCATCCCGAGACCGAACTGTTCGCCGGTGTCGATCTCGAAGGCGATGGCGACCGACCGCTCTGCCGAGAACGTCTCGGCGACCGGGATGTCGATCACGACGGCATCGACGTTGCCGTTCTCCAGATCCTGGACGGCAAGCGTGTAGTTGTCGTACTGGCGATAGTCGCTCTCGCTGATCGTCCCCTCCTCGATGAGGTCTTCGATCTGTCCCTCGCCGGTCGTCCCGCCCTGGGCACCGACCCGCCGACCCGCGAGGTCCCCAACGCTGCTTGGCTGGAAGTCACCGCCGTCACGGACGAGGACGGCCTGGCTGGACTCCCAGTACGGATTCGAGAAGTCGATCTGTTCTTGGCGATCGGGTTCGATCGTCATCCCTGCGGCGATGAGGTCGAGATCGGCTTCTTTGAGCGATGGGATCAGCGTGCCGAAATCGATGTCGACCCACTCGCCGACCTCGTAGCCGGCCCGGCCGATCACTTCCTCGGCGAGGTCGATGTCGAAGCCGACGACCGTCCCGTCCTGGGTGTACTCGAAGGGCGGGAAGGCCGCGTTCGTACCGGGTGTGATCGTGTCGTCGCTACCGCCCTGACAACCGGCGATGACGCCGGCGGTCCCGACGGCACCGACAGTCCTGAGGTAGGCGCGACGATCCATACTGAATTCACGGTTCATGTTCGTGTACGCTGTCCAGCGTCTATTTCAGCGTTTCGGACGCGTCGAGCCGTGAAACCCGGAAAATCACAGGCAAGTGGTACGAAATGAGGATGATCGATCGTTTTACTCGGGTGGGCGTCAGCACGTTGAGTGTGCTCTCACAGGCCGATTCCTCGAAGGATAGTGCCGGCTTATATCCGCCGGCTTCGACTGCCACGTCGAGAAGATCATCACGCAACTTGGCCCCGATCGCCTGGGGCTGTATTTGCTTCGGTTAGTTTTGGTACGTGACGGGGACGTGGTGGCGGCCCCACTCAGTTCACCAGGTTCCATTGGGACCTTGACCGCGTTGGATCGAAACGATTGTGCCGGACGGTTTCGGATCGCTTGTGACTACCGCCGTCGTCTTCTGGTTGCAACGATATTACAGACACCCAAACAGCCACTCGCCGAGCGCTGATGCACTCACGCGTCGAGGACAGCAAGACGCTT harbors:
- a CDS encoding amino acid ABC transporter permease, with amino-acid sequence MVSTVLQTGDLAFIAANWEWLLLGTVVTVLLTASSLLVGLLAGFPAGAIEAYGSGRLRGAVSTIGVVLRGTPIVVLIFLFFYGLPIPSLGTVPLLDVRLDAFVAATLALGLRSGAYQSQVFRGSIQSIDDGQMEAARSVGLTRMQAIRHVILPQAIRRSIPGFQNEFTIVLKDTSVAFAIGLVELLTRAENLYLQPGRDSAMFEVIVIISVIYFVLTFTTNRTLDYLGDVYAIPEGTEP
- a CDS encoding basic amino acid ABC transporter substrate-binding protein, whose product is MNREFSMDRRAYLRTVGAVGTAGVIAGCQGGSDDTITPGTNAAFPPFEYTQDGTVVGFDIDLAEEVIGRAGYEVGEWVDIDFGTLIPSLKEADLDLIAAGMTIEPDRQEQIDFSNPYWESSQAVLVRDGGDFQPSSVGDLAGRRVGAQGGTTGEGQIEDLIEEGTISESDYRQYDNYTLAVQDLENGNVDAVVIDIPVAETFSAERSVAIAFEIDTGEQFGLGMRQDDDRLADINDALAEIREDGTYDDLVSEWFE